A single Gemmatimonadota bacterium DNA region contains:
- a CDS encoding Rieske (2Fe-2S) protein, with translation MSRRYVVSAVDDFPPGERRIVPAGGRGGIGVFNVGGRYYALRNRCPHKGGPLCLGRLRPHVTADEVYSVEHHEKQVLKCAWHQWEFDLATGQALYDPRMRVKTYRVEIEADKVVLYLDGPESPAREEGNIP, from the coding sequence ATGAGCCGCCGTTACGTGGTATCCGCCGTGGATGACTTTCCGCCGGGTGAACGGCGCATCGTCCCCGCGGGCGGGCGCGGCGGGATCGGCGTGTTCAACGTCGGCGGCCGGTATTACGCCCTGCGGAACCGTTGTCCGCACAAGGGCGGTCCGCTCTGCCTCGGCCGCCTGAGGCCCCATGTAACGGCGGATGAGGTATACTCGGTCGAACATCACGAGAAGCAGGTCCTGAAGTGCGCCTGGCACCAGTGGGAGTTCGACCTGGCAACCGGCCAGGCGCTTTACGATCCTCGCATGCGTGTCAAGACCTACCGGGTGGAGATCGAAGCGGATAAAGTGGTCCTGTACCTGGATGGACCGGAATCGCCTGCGAGGGAAGAAGGGAACATCCCGTGA